Proteins from one Thaumasiovibrio subtropicus genomic window:
- the lrp gene encoding leucine-responsive transcriptional regulator Lrp has translation MVDTNKKPSKELDRIDRNILNELQKDGRISNVELSKRVGLSPTPCLERVRRLERQGYISGYTALLNPQYLDASLLVFVEITLNRGTPDVFDEFNQAVQTLEDIQECHLVSGDFDYLLKTRVADMSAYRKLLGETLLRLPGVNDTRTYVVMEEVKQTNHLVIKTR, from the coding sequence ATGGTAGATACCAATAAGAAACCATCCAAGGAATTGGACCGCATTGACCGTAACATTCTGAATGAACTTCAGAAAGATGGCCGTATCTCTAACGTAGAGCTATCTAAACGCGTTGGTCTTTCGCCAACACCTTGTTTGGAGCGTGTACGTCGTCTTGAACGCCAAGGCTATATCTCTGGCTACACAGCGTTACTCAATCCTCAATACCTAGATGCGTCGCTGCTTGTCTTTGTTGAAATTACCCTGAACCGTGGTACGCCGGACGTATTTGACGAGTTCAACCAAGCAGTACAAACTCTGGAGGATATCCAAGAGTGTCATCTTGTTTCTGGTGATTTTGACTATCTACTCAAGACACGTGTAGCGGATATGTCAGCTTATCGTAAATTGTTGGGCGAGACCCTTCTAAGACTGCCGGGTGTGAACGATACTCGTACCTACGTAGTGATGGAAGAAGTTAAGCAAACTAACCATCTAGTGATTAAGACGCGTTAA
- the trxB gene encoding thioredoxin-disulfide reductase translates to MSSVKHCSLLILGSGPAGYTAAVYAARANLNPVMVTGMQQGGQLTTTTEVENWPGDPEGLTGPGLMERMKAHAERFETEIIFDHINEVDFSQRPFRLKGDSQEFTCDALIIATGASAKYLGLDSEEAFKGRGVSACATCDGFFYRNQKVAVVGGGNTAVEEALYLSNIASEVHLIHRRDSFRAEKILVKRLMDKVENGNIVLHTDRTLEEVVGDDMGVTGVRIKATQSDAVETIDVMGAFIAIGHSPNTGIFADQLEMENGYIKVKSGLEGNATQTSIPGIFAAGDVMDHTYRQAITSAGTGCMAALDAERFLDALEK, encoded by the coding sequence ATGAGTTCAGTCAAACATTGCTCGCTGCTTATATTAGGTTCTGGCCCAGCAGGTTACACGGCAGCAGTTTATGCTGCACGCGCCAACCTAAACCCTGTCATGGTGACAGGCATGCAACAAGGTGGACAACTTACTACCACAACAGAGGTCGAGAACTGGCCGGGGGATCCTGAAGGTTTAACAGGCCCTGGGTTAATGGAGCGCATGAAAGCGCATGCAGAGCGATTTGAGACAGAAATCATCTTTGACCACATCAACGAAGTCGATTTTAGCCAGCGACCATTCCGACTCAAGGGTGACTCTCAAGAGTTTACCTGTGATGCATTGATCATCGCGACTGGCGCATCCGCGAAATACCTTGGCTTAGATTCAGAAGAAGCCTTTAAGGGACGAGGAGTATCCGCTTGTGCTACCTGTGATGGTTTCTTCTATCGAAATCAAAAGGTCGCCGTGGTCGGGGGTGGTAATACGGCCGTCGAAGAAGCGCTTTACCTCTCCAATATTGCATCTGAAGTACACTTGATTCACCGCCGCGATAGCTTCCGTGCTGAAAAAATCCTTGTTAAGCGCCTGATGGACAAAGTAGAAAACGGCAACATTGTGCTTCACACTGACCGTACACTAGAAGAAGTGGTGGGTGACGATATGGGCGTGACAGGTGTGCGTATTAAAGCGACTCAATCGGACGCTGTTGAAACCATCGATGTTATGGGTGCCTTTATCGCAATTGGCCACTCGCCGAATACAGGCATTTTTGCTGACCAGCTCGAAATGGAGAATGGCTACATCAAGGTAAAATCCGGCCTAGAGGGAAATGCAACCCAAACCAGCATTCCGGGTATTTTTGCTGCAGGTGATGTGATGGATCATACCTATCGCCAAGCCATAACCTCTGCAGGTACTGGCTGTATGGCAGCGTTGGATGCGGAACGCTTTCTGGATGCCTTAGAAAAGTAA
- the cydD gene encoding heme ABC transporter permease/ATP-binding protein CydD: MERSTQRVLSKWLKAQSKPAKFWLRMTVLCGFGAGIALIVQAGLLAHILHELIIESTPKTELVSAFFGIVLCSVIRAGLNWLKEFTGFRCGELVRLHLRSLVLERLNQLGPAYIKGRPAGAWSSLLLEQIEEMQDFFAKYLPQMSLSALIPLAIIVVVFPMNWAAGLIFLITAPLVPVFMALVGMGAADANKRNFKALQRLSGHFLDRLRGMQTLRLFNYAEKEADNLHVAAHVLRKRTMEVLRLAFLSSAVLEFFAALSVALVAVYFGFAFIGEINFGYYGAGITLFTGLFILILAPEFYQPMRELGVYYHARAQAIASAESLMDFLQASHQHIEGGAQQVEIDKLDIIAKDLEIYSTEGVKLVGPVDFTIRDGEKVALVGQSGAGKSTIMNALLGFLPYQGSLTVNSVELKQIDFAHWRQQLSWVGQNPMLLHGSVAENIALSQPNAEMSEIQNAAKQAYASEFIDELPNGYQQAIGDRSSGLSVGQAQRIALARAILQSGHFWLLDEPTASLDADSERTVITSLQEATQSKTTLMISHQLSQLEEMDTILVLKDGLIAQQGTFSAIKENGLMAEMLSHTHNLEVSNA, encoded by the coding sequence ATGGAACGCTCAACCCAACGTGTTTTATCTAAGTGGCTAAAAGCGCAAAGTAAGCCGGCCAAATTCTGGCTCAGAATGACCGTACTGTGTGGCTTTGGCGCGGGTATCGCCCTCATCGTTCAAGCGGGCCTGCTCGCTCATATCCTTCACGAACTCATTATCGAAAGTACACCAAAGACAGAACTCGTCTCCGCCTTTTTCGGCATCGTTCTGTGTAGTGTGATTCGAGCTGGACTTAACTGGTTAAAAGAGTTCACTGGTTTTCGCTGCGGCGAGTTGGTTCGCCTGCATCTTCGCTCCTTAGTGCTAGAGCGCTTAAACCAACTAGGCCCTGCCTACATCAAAGGTCGCCCTGCGGGCGCTTGGTCAAGCCTACTGCTCGAACAGATAGAAGAGATGCAGGACTTTTTTGCCAAGTACCTGCCACAGATGAGCTTATCCGCCCTCATCCCTTTGGCGATCATTGTCGTCGTCTTTCCAATGAACTGGGCTGCTGGGCTTATTTTTCTGATCACCGCGCCACTGGTGCCTGTCTTCATGGCATTGGTTGGTATGGGGGCAGCCGATGCTAACAAGCGTAATTTCAAAGCACTTCAACGACTGTCTGGCCACTTTTTAGACCGACTACGCGGCATGCAAACACTCCGATTGTTCAACTACGCAGAGAAAGAAGCAGATAACCTGCATGTTGCCGCACATGTGCTGCGCAAGCGAACGATGGAAGTCCTCAGGTTAGCCTTTTTGTCTTCAGCCGTTTTGGAGTTCTTTGCGGCACTTTCTGTTGCATTGGTCGCCGTGTACTTTGGCTTTGCTTTTATCGGTGAGATCAACTTCGGTTACTACGGTGCAGGCATCACCCTGTTTACAGGCTTATTTATCCTCATCCTTGCGCCTGAGTTTTATCAACCAATGCGTGAACTTGGCGTGTATTACCATGCGAGGGCACAAGCCATCGCTTCGGCTGAGTCACTGATGGACTTTTTGCAGGCTTCTCACCAACATATCGAGGGAGGCGCTCAGCAAGTCGAAATAGATAAGCTCGATATCATCGCCAAAGATCTTGAAATATACAGCACGGAAGGCGTTAAGTTGGTTGGCCCCGTTGACTTCACGATTCGCGATGGTGAAAAGGTGGCGCTAGTTGGCCAGAGTGGCGCTGGGAAGTCCACCATAATGAATGCACTGCTCGGCTTTTTGCCCTATCAAGGCTCACTCACTGTCAATAGTGTAGAACTCAAGCAGATCGATTTTGCTCACTGGCGTCAACAACTGAGTTGGGTCGGTCAGAATCCGATGTTATTACATGGAAGCGTTGCTGAGAACATCGCACTGAGTCAACCCAATGCGGAGATGAGCGAGATCCAAAACGCGGCAAAGCAAGCCTATGCGTCAGAGTTTATCGATGAACTGCCCAATGGTTACCAGCAAGCGATCGGAGATCGCTCTAGCGGCCTGTCCGTCGGGCAAGCACAACGCATCGCATTGGCACGGGCTATTTTGCAATCTGGCCACTTCTGGTTGTTAGATGAGCCTACCGCCAGTCTTGACGCTGATAGTGAACGCACCGTCATTACTTCTCTTCAAGAAGCAACACAAAGCAAAACGACCTTGATGATTAGCCATCAACTCAGTCAGTTGGAGGAAATGGATACCATCTTAGTACTCAAAGACGGCCTCATTGCTCAACAAGGCACCTTCAGTGCGATCAAAGAGAATGGCTTAATGGCAGAGATGCTCTCTCATACTCATAACTTGGAGGTGAGCAATGCGTGA
- the cydC gene encoding heme ABC transporter ATP-binding protein/permease CydC, which yields MRDLIPFLALYRKHWFGLTLGMLLALATLAAAISLLTLSGWFIAASAVAGLTIARETFNYMLPGAGVRGFSMARTAGRWGERVVSHNATFKLLADLRLFVFRKLIPLIPGRHANLRDADLLNRLVADVDAMDHLYLRLITPLVIGALATLGLSAFLFWFEPAIGIALGIILVVLMCIIPVIFYRLGNRHGESLTMGTANLRIAMLDWIQGSTELAIFNATDRYQQAIYDAQQPLLNAQRKMAMVTGLATATLNLAAGLTLTLIVWFAADGISGRAPDPLVAMFAFATLASFEILMPVAGAFQYLGKTLTSAKRLNVLLKAAPDTPFTNSTHVANAKGAIEINQLGFHYHDSPKPVLKELSLTIAASSRTALLGKTGCGKSTLLQLLTRQWDPQQGEITLDGIPLKNWDEHTLRQSMVVVSQRVDLFNGSLRDNLLIAKPNASDDELANVLRDVSLENLLTEQGLDCWIGEGGRQLSGGERRRLGIARAILHDAPIWLLDEPTEGLDKQTESLLLDMLFKKSEGKTVFFITHRLVGLPEMDNIVLMESGEIVEQGEHQELLKHSARYQKIWQHLV from the coding sequence ATGCGTGATCTAATCCCTTTTCTCGCACTGTATCGCAAACATTGGTTTGGACTCACGTTAGGCATGCTACTCGCGCTGGCGACATTAGCAGCAGCCATTAGCTTATTAACACTGTCAGGTTGGTTTATTGCTGCGTCTGCTGTTGCGGGGCTGACTATCGCCAGAGAAACGTTCAACTACATGCTCCCCGGTGCTGGTGTCCGAGGTTTTTCCATGGCGCGTACCGCGGGGCGCTGGGGCGAACGTGTCGTGAGTCACAACGCGACGTTTAAACTCCTCGCCGACCTTCGCCTGTTTGTTTTTCGTAAGCTTATTCCGCTCATACCTGGCCGCCATGCCAACCTACGCGATGCTGACCTCCTCAATCGCCTCGTTGCTGACGTCGACGCGATGGATCACCTCTATCTGCGGCTCATTACCCCTCTGGTTATTGGCGCGCTTGCAACCCTCGGGCTTTCAGCCTTTCTATTTTGGTTTGAGCCCGCCATTGGCATCGCTTTGGGTATCATCTTAGTGGTATTGATGTGCATCATTCCGGTTATCTTCTATCGGCTAGGCAATCGCCATGGTGAATCGCTGACGATGGGTACCGCAAATCTTCGTATCGCCATGCTCGACTGGATACAAGGGAGTACCGAGCTCGCGATCTTCAATGCGACCGACCGCTATCAACAAGCAATCTACGATGCGCAGCAGCCACTCTTAAACGCTCAGCGTAAGATGGCGATGGTAACAGGGCTCGCTACGGCAACACTGAACTTAGCTGCGGGTTTAACCCTTACCTTGATTGTTTGGTTTGCTGCGGATGGCATTTCGGGGCGAGCACCGGACCCACTTGTAGCGATGTTTGCCTTCGCAACGCTCGCCAGTTTCGAAATCTTGATGCCGGTTGCTGGCGCATTCCAATATTTAGGAAAAACCCTCACATCAGCAAAACGTCTCAATGTCCTGCTCAAAGCAGCACCTGACACCCCGTTTACCAACAGTACACATGTTGCCAACGCTAAGGGCGCTATCGAAATAAACCAGCTTGGCTTTCACTATCACGACAGCCCCAAGCCTGTCCTTAAAGAACTTAGTCTAACGATTGCAGCTTCTAGCCGTACCGCGCTGCTAGGTAAAACAGGCTGCGGTAAGTCAACGCTGTTACAACTGCTAACACGCCAATGGGATCCTCAACAAGGCGAAATCACGCTCGATGGTATCCCACTCAAAAACTGGGATGAGCATACCTTGCGACAAAGTATGGTCGTTGTCAGCCAACGGGTAGACCTATTCAACGGCTCTTTAAGAGACAACCTGTTGATCGCTAAGCCGAATGCATCAGATGATGAGCTCGCTAATGTGTTAAGAGATGTCTCGCTAGAAAATCTCCTCACAGAGCAAGGGCTTGATTGTTGGATTGGTGAAGGTGGACGTCAATTATCAGGTGGTGAACGCCGCCGCTTGGGTATCGCCCGCGCCATATTGCACGATGCACCGATTTGGCTACTGGATGAACCGACTGAAGGGCTCGATAAACAGACTGAAAGCTTGCTGCTCGATATGCTGTTCAAAAAGAGTGAAGGGAAAACGGTCTTCTTTATCACCCACCGTCTTGTTGGCTTACCCGAAATGGACAACATTGTGCTGATGGAATCTGGTGAGATTGTTGAGCAAGGTGAACACCAAGAGTTGCTCAAACACTCCGCGCGCTACCAGAAAATCTGGCAGCACTTGGTATGA